In Halobaculum magnesiiphilum, the following proteins share a genomic window:
- a CDS encoding rubrerythrin-like domain-containing protein: MPTNDIDPYTPSEGVFECLGCGTRTRSNSHPGTCPECDGAVRNIAVSRE; this comes from the coding sequence ATGCCGACAAACGATATCGACCCCTATACCCCGTCTGAGGGCGTGTTCGAGTGCCTCGGCTGCGGAACGCGGACCCGGTCGAACAGCCACCCGGGGACGTGTCCGGAGTGCGACGGCGCCGTCCGAAACATCGCCGTCAGCCGGGAGTAA